The sequence CTCTCCGCCTTCACCGTCTTCTTGGACCCTGACGCGTTCACCCGAAGCGAGTCCTCCGCGGACCCTGTGGCGGAACCCTTGGCCGATTTGTCGCTCTTCGCCTTTTTCGTCTTTGGCACCAGACCAGAGTAAGTCGCTCGCGACCACTCTGGGGACGGCCGGGCTGCCCGGGCGCAGTAGCGTGCCGTACATGAGACTCGGTGTCCTGGACGTGGGTTCGAACACGGTGCACCTGCTGGTGGTGGATGCACACCCCGGCGCGCGCCCGCTTCCCGCGCATTCGCACAAGGCGGAGCTGCGGCTCGCCCAACTCCTCGACGACAGTGGCGCGATCGATTCCCACGGGGTCGACAAACTGATCGCCGTCATCCAGGAGGCGCTGGAGGCCGCCGAGGACAAGGGCGTCGAGGATCTGCTGCCGTTCGCGACCTCCGCCGTGCGTGAGGCCAGCAACGCCGACGAGGTACTGGCCCGGGTGCGCGCCGAGACCGGTGTGGAGCTCCAGGTCCTCACCGGCGCCGAGGAGGCCCGGCTCACCTTCCTCGCCGTCCGCCGCTGGTTCGGCTGGTCGGCGGGAAAGCTTCTCGTCCTCGACATCGGCGGCGGTTCGCTGGAGATCGCGTACGGGATAGACGAGGAGCCCGACGCGACGGTCTCGCTGCCGCTCGGCGCGGGCCGGCTGACCGCGGGCTGGCTGCCGACCGACCCGGCGGACCCGGCGGACATAAAGGCCCTGCGCCGCCATGTGCGGGCCCAGATCGCCCGTACCGTCGGGGAGTTCAGCCGGTTCGGTGCCCCCGACCACGTGGTCGCCACCTCCAAGACCTTCAAGCAGCTCGCCCGGCTCGCAGGCGCCGCCCGCTCGGTCGACGGCCTGTACGTCCAGCGTGAGCTCAAGCGCCGGTCCCTGGAGGACTGGGTCCCGCGCCTGGCCTCCATGACCACCGCCGAACGCGCGGAGCTTCCCGGGGTGTCCGAGGGCCGCGCGGGCCAGCTCCTCGCCGGTGCCGTCGTCGCCGAGGGCGCGATGGACCTCTTCGGAGTGGAAACCGCGGAAATCTGCCCCTGGGCCCTCCGCGAGGGCGTGATCCTCCGAAGCCTGGACCAGATGACCCCTCAGTGACTCCTCCGCGCCGCAGGTTCGCGTCCCGCAAGGTTCGCGTCCCGCAAGGTTCGCGTCCCGCAAGGGGCGCGCCCCTTGCAGGCGCGGGGAACTGCGCGAGCAACCCCCACCGACCCGCACCCACCCACCGGCCCCGGGCCCGCCCACCCAGCCCCCGCCCACCCCGGCAAGGGCCCACCTCAGGCCAAACACCCCCACCCCGCCCCAACCGGCGAAGCCACCCCGTAACCTGTCCCCGTGGCAGAACCAGTCGTGCGCATCCCGGATGCGAAGGTCGCGCTGTCCACGGCCTCCGTCTATCCGGAGTCGACGGCGACGGCCTTCGAGATCGCCGCACGCCTCGGCTACGACGGCGTCGAGGTCATGGTGTGGACCGATCCGGTCAGCCAGGACATCGAAGCCCTGCGCCGCCTCAGCGACTACCACCGCATCCCGATCCTCGCCGTACACGCTCCCTGCCTGCTCATCACCCAGCGCGTCTGGTCCACCGACCCGTGGACCAAACTCCAGCGCGCCCGGGCGGCCGCCGAGAAGCTCGGGGCGAGCACGGTCGTCGTACACCCCCCGTTCCGCTGGCAGCGCCAGTACTCCCGTGACTTCGTCACGGGGATCTGGCAGATGGCCAACGAGACGGACGTACGATTCGCCGTCGAAAACATGTACCCCTGGCGGTACCGCGATCGGGAGATGCTCGCGTACGCCCCCGACTGGGACGTGACGAAGGACGACTACCGGCACTTCACGATCGATCTGAGCCACACCGCGACGGCCCGCACGGACGCGCTCCAGATGATCGACCGCATGAGCGACCGCCTCGGCCACGTCCACCTCGCCGACGGCAGCGGCTCCATCAAGGACGAGCACCTGGTCCCGGGCCGCGGCACCCAGCCCTGCGCCGAACTCCTCGAACGGCTCGCCCTGTCCGGCTACGACGGCCATGTCGTCATCGAGGTCAACACCCGCCGGGCCATGTCGGGCGCCGAGCGCGAGGCCGACCTGGCGGAGGCCCTCGCCTTCACCCGCCTCCACCTGGCCTCGGCGGCCCGGGTCCCGCGTACATGACCGCCGCCACCCCGCGCCGACGGGGGCGCCCCTCCCGTACGGACTCCGCGGACACCCCCGCGGCCCGCGACCGCATCCTGCTGGCGGCCCGCG is a genomic window of Streptomyces sp. NBC_00414 containing:
- a CDS encoding Ppx/GppA phosphatase family protein encodes the protein MRLGVLDVGSNTVHLLVVDAHPGARPLPAHSHKAELRLAQLLDDSGAIDSHGVDKLIAVIQEALEAAEDKGVEDLLPFATSAVREASNADEVLARVRAETGVELQVLTGAEEARLTFLAVRRWFGWSAGKLLVLDIGGGSLEIAYGIDEEPDATVSLPLGAGRLTAGWLPTDPADPADIKALRRHVRAQIARTVGEFSRFGAPDHVVATSKTFKQLARLAGAARSVDGLYVQRELKRRSLEDWVPRLASMTTAERAELPGVSEGRAGQLLAGAVVAEGAMDLFGVETAEICPWALREGVILRSLDQMTPQ
- a CDS encoding sugar phosphate isomerase/epimerase family protein: MAEPVVRIPDAKVALSTASVYPESTATAFEIAARLGYDGVEVMVWTDPVSQDIEALRRLSDYHRIPILAVHAPCLLITQRVWSTDPWTKLQRARAAAEKLGASTVVVHPPFRWQRQYSRDFVTGIWQMANETDVRFAVENMYPWRYRDREMLAYAPDWDVTKDDYRHFTIDLSHTATARTDALQMIDRMSDRLGHVHLADGSGSIKDEHLVPGRGTQPCAELLERLALSGYDGHVVIEVNTRRAMSGAEREADLAEALAFTRLHLASAARVPRT